Proteins from one Bos taurus isolate L1 Dominette 01449 registration number 42190680 breed Hereford chromosome 7, ARS-UCD2.0, whole genome shotgun sequence genomic window:
- the PCDHGC3 gene encoding protocadherin gamma-C3 isoform 2 (isoform 2 is encoded by transcript variant 2): MVPEAWRGGLQAPPNTDWRFSQAQRPGTSGSQNGDETGTWPNNQFDTEMLQAMILASASEAADGSSTLGGGAGTMGLSARYGPQFTLQHVPDYRQNVYIPGSNATLTNAAGKRDGKAPAGGNGNKKKSGKKEKK; encoded by the exons CAAGCCCCACCCAACACGGATTGGCGATTCTCTCAGGCCCAGAGACCCGGCACCAGCGG ATCCCAAAATGGCGATGAAACCGGCACCTGGCCCAACAACCAGTTCGACACAGAGATGCTACAAGCCATGATCTTGGCCTCCGCCAGTG AAGCCGCTGATGGGAGCTCCACCCTGGGAGGGGGCGCCGGCACCATGGGCTTGAGTGCCCGCTACGGGCCCCAGTTCACCCTGCAGCATGTGCCCGACTACCGCCAGAATGTCTACATCCCTGGCAGCAACGCCACTCTGACCAACGCAGCTGGCAAGCGTGATGGCAAGGCCCCGGCAGGGGGCAATGGCAACAAGAAGAAGTCGggcaagaaggaaaagaagtaa